In the genome of bacterium, the window TCTGGAGGCGATCAGCCGCGAGGACAAAGCCGGAAATTACTATGAGGCCGTTGATCTCGTTATCACCGAGATCAAGAGGAATAACGAGATAAGGGAAAAATGCGTCGGGCTTCTTTCCGAGCTTCAAAAAATGATCGCCGGTCTCGGCGAGGTCAACTCGGTTCAGGCTCAGGCCGCCGGCTTGCAGGCCGTTTCCGCGGAAATGACTCTGGTAAACCAGCTGATGAGCTACAACGACGGATTGCAGACCCTCTTGGAACATCTGCGCTTGAAATTCTTAAGCAGTTCTCCGAAGGATTTCAATGCGGGAACCGCCTCCATTCTCGAAGAAGTCAACGCCCAGGTGGAGCAAATCAACAGCCAGAACCGGAGAGCCCAAACCCAGATCAGGGAGTTCAACAAGTATTTCCAATAAAACAAGCCCTGGCCATGCCACGGGGCTTGTTTTGTTTGCGCCCTCGGGAGGAATCGAACCCCCATTAAGAGATTAGAAGTCTCCGGTTCTGTCCATTGAACTACGAGGGCCTAGTTCTACGCTTTTTTGGAAAAGCGTGTGCCCCCACGAGGAATTGAACCTCGATTGGCGCGTTAGGAGTGCGCAGTTCTATCCGTTGAACTACAGGGGCTTTGACAAAGCCATTCTACAACACTTTTTTCGAGATTGAAAAGCCGCCCCGAAAATGCTAACCTGATTTCATGCCGTGATAGCTCAGTGGTAGAGCGCATCCCTGAAGAGGATGGCGTCGGGGGTTCGATTCCCTCTCGCGGCACAAATTGACTCTTATCGGCCGCGATGCGGCTGCCGCGGAAACCAAACGGAGAGTAGTATAGTGGTAGTATACGTGCTTTGGGAGCACGCGGTCCGAGTTCGATTCTCGGCTCTCCGACAGGATTTGCTCTTCGGTCATTTTTTTGTAGAATACAGAAGCGATGGTGGCCATAGCTTAGTGGTAAAGCTCCGCTCTGTGGAAGCGGCGATACGGGTTCGATTCCCGTTGGTCACCCAGGTTTGTAGATCTCCCCGCTCGATGGGAGATTTAAGTTACAACCAATGAGGTTTCATTTAAATAAGGTGTTGCTACCGAACTCGAAAATCTCGGAGTCCCTTATAAGAATGGTTCTGTCGGTTGTATATGAAAGCCCTTTATTGGGGTTATATTCAAAGCCAAGATAGGTGCAAGATATTTCTCTTTGTTTGATTTCTTTAATGGCCGGCTGTAAGTCCGAGTCGGAGCTGCCCAGAATTATCTCTTTGGCCTTCTTGTCACAAGCAAGGCTCATCATATCTACCGCTATTCTTACATCGACACCTTTTTCTTTAAAAACTAATGTTTTCCCTCCTCTTTGATTTTCTTCTAGTTGGCCCCTTACTCGACCGCTCAAAATTACCTCAAATCCCTGTCTTTCAAGACTGGTTTTTAATAGGCGCTGTTCTTGTATAAGCTGCCTAGATTTTTCTTTACTATCTTTGTGTTCTTTGATTTTGGCAAAATAAAATACTTTTTTATCTATTTTGATACCCGATAACACTTTATTGAATAACCCTTTAAAATCATACTCATGCCATAAAGGTTTTTCTTTCTCGGCGATCTTATAAGCCTCCTTAATCTTGCCTTTAAGGTTTTCGCCGTCAATCAAAAAGATAGTCTTCATTCAGCCAATTGTATCAGTCCTTAGATGGAATAAAAACCCCAGCGGACCTTGCGGCTGGCTGGGGCGTTTATAAACTTAGTATCACTTTTTTGGGTCCGGAAGTCAACAAAGGGTGGGGATAACTAAAAGGTGCTGATTTTGCGAGGTTACAACCTTGTTTTCCTCTATGATGGCACCCTTTCTTTCTATATAATGCTTATATGACCAATCAGCTTAAGCCCGGCGTGGGAGTGGGAGTGATGGTCCTGAGGCAGGGCCGGGTTTTGCTCGGCAAAAGAAACGACGATGCGGAAAAAGCGTCGAGCGAGCTTCACGGAGAAGGCACTTGGACCATGCCTGGAGGAAAATTGGATTTCGGAGAAAAGCTTGAAGAAGCCGCCCGCCGTGAAGCTTTGGAAGAAACAGGCATCAAGCTTAATAAGCTGGAATTGATGAGCGTCGCCGACGAGATTCTGGCGGACAAGCATTTCGTCACCGTCGGATTCCTGTGCGAAGATTTTAACGGAGAGCCGCAAACCATGGAACCGGAAGAAATCACCGAATGGCGATGGTTTTTTCTGGATGAACTTCCGGAAAAGGTATTCCCTCCGAGCGCGAAAATCATCAAGAATTATTTGAACAGAACGATCTACGGATGAGGCGGTTGTTGCTCGTAAAAAAGAAAAGCCGCCTTTTTTAGGGGCGGCGTGGTTCCTATGCATCTCAATCCTCGGTTCTAAAATAGATCTTGTAACGCTCAGTAATCCTAAGCGTCCAGCCCTTCTTCGCGGCGAAACTTCTTATCGCCTCGAGCTTCTGATCATTGTCCAGATCGTTGTGGTAGGGCGGCTTGGGATGTATATGTTTTTCGTAAGTCTCGGCTAACGACTGCGCCCTCCTCTTATTAAGCACGCAATAAGTGAGGGTGGCTAGCTCGCAGTTGTTTTCGTGCGCGATACTGATGATTGCCTCAAGCTTTTGCTCGCGCCTGAGGCGTTCGGGAGGTATCGTCTCTCTTCCTTCTTCGTAAAGAATCCTATAGAGCCTCCCGATAGGCAAGGGCCTCGTATCGTATTGAGCCATTTTGATCCTCCTTTCAAGGTCCAGTGTAGTCGGATTCTATTATGGCCGTTACTTTAAGTCAACATTCAGTTTGCGATCATCCGGAAAGTGGAACAGTTCCTGATGTCGTCCGATCCCAGAAGATATTGGACCAGGCGTTCGTTTCCCAGCCCGTAGCCGGCGTGGGGCTTGGTTTTCTTGGACTTGACGAGGTCGAGATACCAACGAAAATCTTCCAGGGTTCCGCCGCGCTCCTTATGAAGCCTGAACATGTTGGAATCGAGCAGGCGTTTTTCTAGCTTTTCTCCGTTTGGCTCGCGGACGGCCGACCCCACCCCTTCTCCGGCGAAGGGAAAGATCAAATCGGCCGAAAGCACCACCCGCGGATCTTTTTCTGAGACTTTCATGTTGAAGAACTTTATTTCTTTAGGATAGCGCATGATGAATACCGGCCGCGGCTCGGATTCGTTTCCATTGAGCAGTCTGACCACCATGGCTTCGTGATCGGCTTTTAGATCGTCGCCCCAGCGAAGTTCGGGAAATCCGTTCTTCCGCAAAAGATTCAAAGCGTCTTCATAATCTATTCTCCAAAAAGGATCTTCCAGGCTTTGAGAAAATCTTTTCGCGTCGCGGCCGTATTCCTTTCCGAGCGCTTCGGAGTTTTCTTCGATCGCTCTTTTCACCATGGCTTTGACCGCTGCTTCGATATGCTCGAGCAAAACCTCGTACATTTTTTCTTCGTCGTATTTGGATATGTCCGGATCGATGAAGCTCCAGTCGAATTCTTCTTCGATCAGCATGAATTGCCTCAAGTGCCTTGGATCCTCCTCTTCTTCGTCGCGGCCGCTGTGGATCACGGTGTACATTCCGGGAAAGCACTGGAGAAGCTGTTCGAGCGAAAGCTGGCCGGTTTGGGTAAAAAACAATGGATTGTTCATCCGGTTCTGGATTTTAAAAAGAGTGTCCACGTTTTCGCAGGCGCCGGTGATACCGACTATGTGCGGCACTTCGGCGTAGGTGAGTCCGGATTTCCGGTAATGGTCGTGGCCGGCATTGAAAATAGAATTGTTGATTCCGATGAGATTTCTGAAGTGGTTGATGTTCATAGAGTCTTTCTTGTTTGTAATACGAGATTCCCGGCGATCGTCGTTCTCATCAGATCGGCGGCGGAATCGGAGCGAATCCTTCGCGAGTCAAAAAAAATGAGCCAATCGGCTCATTTTTTAAAATGGATTTACGCGGATAATGCGGTTCTGATTTTGGTTCGCGTCTGGGCACTAGGAGTAATTTTATGTTCGGCGGGAATCGATGCAAGGGCTTCCCTGTGGATAATTCTCGGGGCTTTTGTTTCCAAAGAAATTTGGTGTATTCTTCCTATATATGAAATATCCAAAGCTTTGGGACCTGGTTAAAAAAGAAGAAAAAAGGCAGATTCGAGACATCGACCTCATCGCTTCCGAGAATTATGCCTCGGAAGAGGTGAGGGAGCTTTTGGGATCGGTTTTGGTCAACAAATACTCCGAAGGCTATCCGGGAAAGCGCTATTATCCGGGAAACAAATATTACGACGAGATTGAAGAACTGTGCAAAGGGATTGCCTTAAAAGCTTTCCGTTTGAGCCCCTCGAAATGGTCCGCCAATGTCCAGCCTTATTCCGGATCGCCGGCCAATTTCGCGGTTTACGGCGCCTTGCTCGAGCCCGGAGAAACGATCCTGGGAATGAAGCTTGCGGCCGGAGGCCATTTGACCCACGGCCACAAAGTTTCTTTTTCCGGGAAGTTCTTCCACTCGGTCCAATACGGCGTTAACGAGAAAACCGGGCTCATCGACTACGAAGAAATAGAAGCTCTGGCCAAAAAGCACCGTCCGAAAATAATCGTCTCCGGCATTTCCGCCTATCCTCGGAAAATCAATTTCAAGCGCATTGGAGAAATCGCCAAATCCGTCGGCGCTTATCACATGGCCGACATTTCCCATATCGCCGGACTGGTTTTGGCCGGACTCCACCCGACGCCGTTTCCGCATAGCGACGTCGTGACGACGACCACCCACAAGACTCTGGCCGGTCCGAGGGGGGCGATCATTTTTTCCAAAAAAGAGATTGCCGAGAAAATCGACAAAGCGGTTTTTCCCGGGCTCCAGGGCGGCCCGCACAACAACGTCACCGCGGCCA includes:
- a CDS encoding NYN domain-containing protein codes for the protein MKTIFLIDGENLKGKIKEAYKIAEKEKPLWHEYDFKGLFNKVLSGIKIDKKVFYFAKIKEHKDSKEKSRQLIQEQRLLKTSLERQGFEVILSGRVRGQLEENQRGGKTLVFKEKGVDVRIAVDMMSLACDKKAKEIILGSSDSDLQPAIKEIKQREISCTYLGFEYNPNKGLSYTTDRTILIRDSEIFEFGSNTLFK
- a CDS encoding NUDIX domain-containing protein yields the protein MTNQLKPGVGVGVMVLRQGRVLLGKRNDDAEKASSELHGEGTWTMPGGKLDFGEKLEEAARREALEETGIKLNKLELMSVADEILADKHFVTVGFLCEDFNGEPQTMEPEEITEWRWFFLDELPEKVFPPSAKIIKNYLNRTIYG
- a CDS encoding serine hydroxymethyltransferase encodes the protein MKYPKLWDLVKKEEKRQIRDIDLIASENYASEEVRELLGSVLVNKYSEGYPGKRYYPGNKYYDEIEELCKGIALKAFRLSPSKWSANVQPYSGSPANFAVYGALLEPGETILGMKLAAGGHLTHGHKVSFSGKFFHSVQYGVNEKTGLIDYEEIEALAKKHRPKIIVSGISAYPRKINFKRIGEIAKSVGAYHMADISHIAGLVLAGLHPTPFPHSDVVTTTTHKTLAGPRGAIIFSKKEIAEKIDKAVFPGLQGGPHNNVTAAKCQMFYEAQKPQFKRYEEQILKNARALAEELKKLGFDLVTGGTDNHLMLVDLKNFGIDGLTAEKLLEKNHILANRNSIPGDTSAFKPSGIRIGTPAVTRRGMKEKDMGRIAKRIYEILKKRK